In Chrysemys picta bellii isolate R12L10 unplaced genomic scaffold, ASM1138683v2 scaf1221, whole genome shotgun sequence, the sequence ATTGTGTTTCAAGGATGTGTGGAAGCAAGACTTCAAAGAAATGGACATAGATGTGGGCAACTGGGAAGATCACACTCAGGACTCGGAAACAAGAGCTTAACAAAGGTCTCCGGAGTGTCTAGAGGAAGGCATCCAGCCTAGCAGAGGAGAAATGAGCTCACAGAAGGCAGAGCCCAAAGGGTTGAGACATCATCTTTAAATGTGACAGATGcggcagagattgtctctctcGAGTGGGTCTCTTCAGCCACAGTTGCGGCTGCCATAAAACCACCGGAGTAAATTTGTTACCTCTCCGGGTCGCACACTCATGGTCTCGCGAGACTGAAGGATGCTTACTATCTGGATGCCTCAAGCTGCTCACCAATGTTTGGTTCGATAGTTGGGGATAAGAGTGCGCACTGATCCTTTCTAGTGCTTAAACGTTGGAGAGGGATACATCTAGTAGCATCTCATGTAGCATCTCAGCTTGATAGAATGTGAAGTCTGGGTTGGGAGCTGTGTTCTCACATCACACTCCCCATGAGCAATGTACAGTATTTTTAACAAAGAACCTGCAAAAcgtggtcactgtcagtagagaCTCTCCTGCCACTAAACTAGAGACATCCCCAAAGTTACTCTATAGAATGCCTGAAGGTCAACAGACTAGGGCTCCGAGGGTCCAGTGGGACAAGCAAACTTCAGAATGAAGTGTCACCACACGGGGCTAACCCTCCCATTGTgccccttaggcctggtctacactacgactttaattcggatttatcagctttaattcgaatttaccctgcaaccgtccacacaacgacgctatttatttcgatgtaaagggccctttaaattgatttctgtactccaccccgacgagcggagtagcgccaaaatcgattttaacatttcgaattagggatagtgtggccgcaattcgatggtattggcctctgggagctatcccacagtgcatcattgtgaccgctctggacagcaatctaaactcggatgcactggccaggtagacaggaaaagccccgcgaacatttgaatttcatttcctgtttgcccagcgtggagagcacaggtgaccacagatagctcatcagcacaggtaaccatgcaggctgataatcgaaaaagagcaccagcatggaccgtgagggaggtactggatctgatcgctgtatggggagaggattcagtgcttgcagaacttcgttctaaaagacgaaatgcaaaaacttttgaaaaaatctccaagggcatgatggagagaggccacaatagggactctgagcagtgccgcgtgaaagtcaaggagctcagacaagcctatcaaaaaacaaaggaggcaaacggtcgctccgggtcagagccgcggacatgccgcttctacgccgagctgcatgcaattctagggggggctgccaccactaccccacctgtgatcgtggattctgggtcggggatagtctcatcagcgacgcctgaggattctgccgatgggggagaggaggaggaggaggaggaggatgagcttgcagagagcacacagcactccgttctccccaacagccaggatctttttctcaccctgactgaagtaccctcccaagcctcccaagccagtacccaagactctgaccccatggaagggacctcaggtgagtttaccttttaaaatataaaacttgttttaaaagcaaacggtttttaatgattactttgccctgaggacttgggatgcattcgcggtcagttcagctactggaaaagtctgttaacgtgtctggggatggagcggaaatcctccagggacatctccatgaagctctcctggaggtactccaaaagccttgccacaaggtttctgggcagtgcatccttattccgtcctccatggtaggacacttgaccacgccatgcttgcagcaagtaatctggtatcattgcctgacaaagcctggcagcgtatggtcccggtgtttgctggcattcaagcaacatccgttctttatcttgttgtgtaatcctcaggagagtgatatcactcctggtaacctggttgaaatacgggaacttaattaaggggacagaggtggccgttcctactgggctgtttgcctgtggcggaaaataaatccttccctgcagttagccaagcgcagatgggaaattggccctgagtttttcgtgtttggctagcagggatcttccctgttaccagccatgcggtggggggaggggtaccgtgatcatcccagagaattcatggcgggaggg encodes:
- the LOC135979795 gene encoding SRRM2 protein homolog rsr-2-like, with protein sequence MQADNRKRAPAWTVREVLDLIAVWGEDSVLAELRSKRRNAKTFEKISKGMMERGHNRDSEQCRVKVKELRQAYQKTKEANGRSGSEPRTCRFYAELHAILGGAATTTPPVIVDSGSGIVSSATPEDSADGGEEEEEEEDELAESTQHSVLPNSQDLFLTLTEVPSQASQASTQDSDPMEGTSAAANSSSLPPPSRRLSQIRRRKKRTRDEMFSEIMESSRSDRAHLNEWKETVSKYRKEASEREDRRDQREDRRDQREERRDQREERRDARDERWRQEDQRRQDATLGLLREQTDMLQRLVELQERLLENRLPLQPLFHRPPSPCSVSSSPRRVRTRGGGSVHLPIPPQ